Sequence from the Seonamhaeicola sp. ML3 genome:
ATGGGTTTGCCAGAAGGTGATGTAAAATACAACTCAAAAGAACATCGCGATATTTTAAGCCACGCAGCTAAAGAATGCGAAAAGCTCGGATTGAGTTTTGGCGTACACAACTGCGATGGCTGGACCTCAAGTGGAGGACCTTGGGTAACTCCCGAAAATGCTATGAAAATAGTAGTGCATAGCGAACAAATAGTTGAAGGTGGTAAAAATGTAAAAATTAAACTAGCACAACCTCCTCAGCGTCATAACTTTTATAAAGATATTGCTGTAGTTGCTTATCCAACATTGGCCTCAGAGCTTGATGATGCTAGTTTCCAACCTAAAATCACCTCTTCAAATACCAATTTTAATTCAAGCTTAATAAACGATAATAACATCAACACTTATGCTGATTTAAGCGCAGGCGAGTGGATACAGTTTGATTATGGCAAATCCAAAACTATACAATCGCTGTCTGTTTTTATCAACAAACGAAAAGGAAAAATTAGGTTGCTAAAATCTGATGATGGTATCAATTTCACGAAAGTTCATACACCCAATGAAGAACGTATAGGTAAAGACGAGTGCTATTTTTACGACCAGTTTACACCCACAACAGCGCGTTATTTTAGAGTTATCACAGATTTAGATACTGGTGTTTATGAGTTGCAACTTTCGGCGAATCATACTTTAGAAAATTATTTGGAATTTACTTCATACCGAAAACGAAAATATCCAACAGGAAAACCATCCCCTGAAACTTACATCAAAAAAGAAGATATTTTAGTTTTGACAGACAAAATGGATGAAGACGGTGTTCTAAAAGTAAAGTTACCAAAGGGAAACTGGACTATTATGCGTTTTGGTTTTACGGCTTCTGGAGCAACTAATGAACCTGCTTCAGACGAAGGTACTGGTTTGGAAGTAGATAAATTTAGTAAAAAGGCATTAAAAATTCATTATGATGCTTTTGTAGGGAAGTTAATAGAACAAGCTAAAATTGATGCACCCAATGCTTTACAATATGTGGAAATTGATAGCTATGAAGTTGGTCCACAAAACTGGACTGATGATATGGAACACATCTTTCAAAAAAGATTTGGTTACGATTTCACTCCCTTTTTACCATTGTTTGCTGGGCGATATATAGAAGATAACGAAACCATAGAAGGCGTTTTTTGGGATATGAAACAATTGGTTTCTGATTTAATGGCTACCAATTACTTCGATTATTTTACAGAATTATGTCACCAAGATGGATTGATATCTTATGTAGAACCTTATGGTTTTGTAGGGCCATTCAACAGCTTAGATGCAGGTAGAAGTGCAGATATTCCTATGGGCGAGTTTTGGCTAGGCAAACCCAATAATCACAAACGCGCAGCAGTTTCTTCTGGACATATTTATGATAAAAATATCATTTCTGCAGAAGCATTTACAAGTACCAAAAACAATTGGGGTTTTCATCCTGGAATGGCTAAGCAAAAAGGAGATTACGAATGGACAAACGGAATTAACGAATACATGTTTCATCGTTTTGCACACCAATCCAACACACATGTAAAACCGGGAATGAGTATGAGTTTTGTGGGTTCTCATATAGACCGCACACAAACTTGGTGGGAAAATGGAGGTCCTGAGTGGTTTAACTATTTGGCTAGAGGATCGTATATGTTACGTCAAGGAAATCCTGTGTTAGATTTGTTAGTTTTTGTGGGAGATAGAGCACCTAACCATGTAGTTCATCAAACTCAAATGCGACCTAAATTGCCAGCAGCTTATAAATACGATTGTGTAAATGCAGATGTAATTATCAATCGCTTAAAAGTAGAAAATGGTAAGCTAAAATTACCTAATGGAACAACATATAATGCTTTGGTATTGCAAAGGCATGATGTGATGAATCTAGAAACTTTAAAAGGCATTGCAAAATTGGCAAAAGATGGGGCTTTAATCATCGGGTCAAAACCGAAAACTTTGGGTGGTTACAACAACACGCAAACAATGAAAGAGGAGTTCAAAACACTTGTTCAGCAAGTATGGTCTAATAAAAAGACCTACAGTAAAGCGGAATGGGAAACCATATTTGAAGCCAATAACATTCAAAAGGATTTGATTGTTGAGGGGCAACCCGATTTTAATTATTACCACAGACGAACTGATCATGAAGACATTTACTTCATTTACAATCACAATCAAACAAAACCAGAAACATTAGATTGTAGTTTTCTGGTAGATGGAAAAGTGCCAGAATTGTGGAATGCAACAACTGGAGAAATTACAAACTTGGGACAATATTATCATAAAGACGGTAGAACTAATATTTCACTTCATTTACAACCTCAGGAATCTGTTTTTGTAGTTTTTAGAAATGCTTCAGAAAACAAAAAAAGAATTCTATCTGTAGAAACGAAAGCGTCATTAAATCCTTTATTTTCTATTGATGAAGAACATAAATCCATCACAATGGAAGTATTCGAAAACGGAAATTATTCCAGTACATTGAATACTTCAGAACAATGGAATGTTTCTATAAACGATATTCCAAAGCCGATTACTATTAATGGAGATTGGACTATAGATTTTAGAGAGGAAGATTTTTATAAAGGACAAGTAAAAACGAAAGAACTCTTCGATTGGACAACAAGTAATAATGATAGCATCAAACATTACTCAGGAAATGCTATTTACAAAACTTCGTTTGAAATTGATAAAAATCTATTGAATGCTGAAAGACGTTTTCAACTAAACTTAGGAGAAGTTAACGTAATTGCAAAAGTAATTTTAAACGGAAAAGAAGTTGGGTTAAGTTGGGTAGCACCTCATTATTTTCATATTACTTCAACATTAAAAGAAGGAAAAAACACCTTAGTTGTAGAAGTGACCAACCAGTGGACAAATCGTTTGATTGGCGATGAAAAATTACCAAACCAAACAGGCTATGATGTAAGAAGAACTAAAAAAGGTTTTGGAGATGAAGATTATAGAGGGAAGTTTAAAAAAATGCCAGATTGGTTTCGAAATAATCAACCACTTCCAGAAGGACCCCGTAAAACATTTAGTGCGTATTCGTTCCAAAAAGCTACAGATAA
This genomic interval carries:
- a CDS encoding glycosyl hydrolase, translating into MQKILQFVLLVLVSLNTYAQVNDDKELETNFKNPPQASKPRTWYHVNSGNASKEGFTKDLQAIKEAGIGGVLVFNVSMGLPEGDVKYNSKEHRDILSHAAKECEKLGLSFGVHNCDGWTSSGGPWVTPENAMKIVVHSEQIVEGGKNVKIKLAQPPQRHNFYKDIAVVAYPTLASELDDASFQPKITSSNTNFNSSLINDNNINTYADLSAGEWIQFDYGKSKTIQSLSVFINKRKGKIRLLKSDDGINFTKVHTPNEERIGKDECYFYDQFTPTTARYFRVITDLDTGVYELQLSANHTLENYLEFTSYRKRKYPTGKPSPETYIKKEDILVLTDKMDEDGVLKVKLPKGNWTIMRFGFTASGATNEPASDEGTGLEVDKFSKKALKIHYDAFVGKLIEQAKIDAPNALQYVEIDSYEVGPQNWTDDMEHIFQKRFGYDFTPFLPLFAGRYIEDNETIEGVFWDMKQLVSDLMATNYFDYFTELCHQDGLISYVEPYGFVGPFNSLDAGRSADIPMGEFWLGKPNNHKRAAVSSGHIYDKNIISAEAFTSTKNNWGFHPGMAKQKGDYEWTNGINEYMFHRFAHQSNTHVKPGMSMSFVGSHIDRTQTWWENGGPEWFNYLARGSYMLRQGNPVLDLLVFVGDRAPNHVVHQTQMRPKLPAAYKYDCVNADVIINRLKVENGKLKLPNGTTYNALVLQRHDVMNLETLKGIAKLAKDGALIIGSKPKTLGGYNNTQTMKEEFKTLVQQVWSNKKTYSKAEWETIFEANNIQKDLIVEGQPDFNYYHRRTDHEDIYFIYNHNQTKPETLDCSFLVDGKVPELWNATTGEITNLGQYYHKDGRTNISLHLQPQESVFVVFRNASENKKRILSVETKASLNPLFSIDEEHKSITMEVFENGNYSSTLNTSEQWNVSINDIPKPITINGDWTIDFREEDFYKGQVKTKELFDWTTSNNDSIKHYSGNAIYKTSFEIDKNLLNAERRFQLNLGEVNVIAKVILNGKEVGLSWVAPHYFHITSTLKEGKNTLVVEVTNQWTNRLIGDEKLPNQTGYDVRRTKKGFGDEDYRGKFKKMPDWFRNNQPLPEGPRKTFSAYSFQKATDKLLPSGLLGPVTISTSKIIKKDIAE